One Prolixibacteraceae bacterium DNA segment encodes these proteins:
- a CDS encoding glutamine synthetase III: protein MATVRFNALNTLINREAKQVKREANLTSDYYGKLVFNRPKMKKYLSVDAFKAVIDAIDNGVTIDRKIADQVAIGMKAWAMENGVTHYTHWFHPLTDGTAEKHDAFIEHSDNGGVVENFAGSLLAQQEPDASSFPNGGIRDTFEARGYTAWDVSSPAFIVGTTLCIPTIFISYTGEALDYKAPLLKVTNLIDKAAVDVCQYFDKNVSKVTANLGWEQEYFLIDEALYQARPDLSLTGRTLMGHASAKDQQLDDHYFGSIPERVGAFMVDLENEAYKLGIPCKTRHNEVAPNQFELAPIYEEVNLANDHNQLIMDVMKKVARHHGFRVLLHEKPFKGINGSGKHNNWSLSTDTGVVLYKPGKNPKSNLQFLTFVVNTLKAVFDHQDLLRSTIVSASNAHRLGANEAPPAIISVFLGTEVSAMLDHLETAVVDRKMTPDEKTALKFDIGRIPEIILDNTDRNRTSPFAFTGNRFEFRAVGSMANCAAPMIALNTAVANQLIEFKKEVDALIETGIKKDEAIFQILKKLIVECKNIRFDGNGYSEEWVEEALSRGLTNVTNVPDALDAYLSEKSKDLFVRNGIFSERELEGRTEVEHEKFTKKIQIEARVLGDLAINHIVPTAIQYQTTLIENVKGLRDIFSPEEFEEMSAARKDLIKEISCHISSIKLKVKEMVDARKEANKINNEREKATAYDETVRPFLDEIRYHIDKLELVVDNELWPLPKYRELLFAR from the coding sequence ATGGCTACTGTTAGATTTAATGCGCTGAATACCCTAATAAATAGGGAAGCGAAACAGGTGAAAAGAGAAGCGAACTTGACTTCTGATTATTATGGCAAGTTGGTTTTTAATCGTCCAAAGATGAAGAAATATTTGTCTGTTGATGCCTTTAAGGCAGTGATAGATGCTATTGACAATGGGGTGACTATTGATCGTAAGATTGCAGATCAAGTTGCTATTGGAATGAAGGCTTGGGCGATGGAGAATGGTGTAACTCACTATACTCACTGGTTTCACCCATTAACAGACGGTACCGCAGAAAAACACGATGCATTTATTGAGCATAGTGATAATGGAGGTGTTGTTGAGAATTTTGCTGGTTCTCTTCTTGCACAACAAGAGCCAGATGCTTCTTCTTTCCCTAATGGTGGTATTAGAGATACTTTTGAAGCAAGAGGATATACTGCATGGGATGTTTCGTCTCCTGCATTTATTGTTGGTACGACACTTTGTATTCCAACAATCTTTATCTCTTATACAGGTGAAGCTCTAGATTATAAAGCACCTTTGTTGAAAGTGACTAATCTTATCGATAAGGCTGCAGTGGATGTTTGTCAATATTTTGATAAAAATGTATCAAAAGTGACTGCAAACCTTGGTTGGGAGCAAGAGTATTTCCTAATTGATGAAGCACTTTATCAAGCACGCCCTGATTTGTCCCTTACAGGAAGAACATTAATGGGGCATGCATCTGCTAAGGATCAACAACTAGACGATCACTATTTTGGGTCTATTCCTGAACGTGTAGGCGCATTTATGGTGGATCTTGAAAATGAAGCCTATAAATTGGGTATTCCTTGTAAGACTCGTCATAATGAGGTAGCTCCTAATCAATTTGAATTGGCTCCTATCTATGAAGAGGTTAACCTTGCAAATGATCACAATCAATTGATTATGGATGTGATGAAGAAGGTGGCTCGTCATCATGGTTTTAGAGTCCTTCTGCATGAAAAACCATTTAAAGGTATTAATGGTTCTGGAAAACACAATAATTGGTCTCTTTCAACTGATACTGGTGTTGTCCTTTATAAACCAGGTAAGAATCCTAAGAGTAATCTTCAATTCCTTACTTTTGTGGTGAATACATTGAAAGCTGTATTCGATCATCAAGATCTACTAAGATCTACTATCGTTTCAGCTAGTAATGCTCATCGATTAGGTGCAAATGAAGCACCTCCTGCTATCATCTCTGTTTTTCTTGGGACTGAAGTTTCAGCAATGTTAGATCATTTAGAGACTGCTGTTGTTGATCGTAAGATGACTCCTGATGAAAAGACTGCCTTGAAATTTGATATAGGTCGTATACCCGAAATTATTCTTGATAATACCGATAGAAATCGTACTTCTCCTTTTGCTTTTACTGGTAATCGTTTTGAGTTTAGAGCAGTGGGCTCTATGGCTAACTGTGCTGCACCAATGATTGCACTAAACACAGCAGTTGCAAATCAGTTGATTGAATTTAAGAAAGAGGTGGATGCCTTGATTGAGACAGGTATCAAAAAGGATGAGGCAATATTCCAAATCTTAAAGAAACTTATTGTTGAGTGTAAAAATATTCGTTTTGATGGGAATGGATATAGTGAGGAGTGGGTTGAAGAGGCATTGAGTCGTGGATTGACCAATGTAACGAACGTCCCTGATGCTTTGGATGCTTATTTGTCTGAAAAGTCTAAAGATCTTTTTGTGAGAAATGGTATTTTCTCAGAAAGAGAGTTGGAAGGTAGGACCGAAGTAGAGCATGAAAAGTTTACTAAGAAGATTCAAATTGAAGCTCGTGTTTTGGGAGATTTAGCAATTAACCATATCGTTCCAACAGCAATTCAATATCAAACAACTTTGATTGAGAATGTAAAAGGTCTTAGAGATATATTCTCTCCTGAAGAGTTTGAGGAGATGTCTGCAGCTCGTAAGGATCTGATTAAAGAGATCTCATGTCATATCTCTTCTATTAAACTTAAGGTGAAAGAGATGGTCGATGCTCGTAAAGAAGCTAATAAGATTAACAACGAAAGAGAAAAAGCTACTGCTTATGATGAGACTGTTCGCCCATTCTTAGATGAAATTCGTTATCATATTGACAAATTGGAACTTGTTGTGGATAATGAATTATGGCCTTTACCTAAATATAGAGAGTTGCTTTTTGCAAGATAA